AAGAAGGGGGATGTGCTCACTGTAGCCAGAGTGGCGGCCGTTCAGGCGGTCAAGGAGACACATAGAAGCATCCTCCTTTGTCATCCCATCCGAGTGACCTCCGTGGACGTGGATTTCAGCATGGGTGAGGACTGGGTGGAGGTCCTCGTTAAAGTCAAGGCGATCGCCCAGACGGGGGTGGAGATGGAGGCGCTCAACGGGGCGGCCGCGGCTTTACTGAACATATGGGACATGGTTAAGTATCTTGAGAAGGATGAGAGCGGGAACTATCCTCACACGAGGATAGAGGAGCTGCGTGTAGAGAGGAAGGTGAAGTCCGTTGCTAATAGATAGGTG
This genomic stretch from Candidatus Korarchaeota archaeon NZ13-K harbors:
- the moaC gene encoding cyclic pyranopterin monophosphate synthase MoaC is translated as MVDVTEKPELYREASARGRIRLRRETVEMIRAGEVKKGDVLTVARVAAVQAVKETHRSILLCHPIRVTSVDVDFSMGEDWVEVLVKVKAIAQTGVEMEALNGAAAALLNIWDMVKYLEKDESGNYPHTRIEELRVERKVKSVANR